One Phaeodactylum tricornutum CCAP 1055/1 chromosome 28, whole genome shotgun sequence DNA window includes the following coding sequences:
- a CDS encoding predicted protein codes for MSTSKQITPNPLARTPTAAPSQDGATVPFSNTPSVSNVKTTRETSTPTDPLDASQSMGTTSSASHSASHMEPTDQAVLNYLKNKGLGSAVMELTNLLKRDTTTANETSSATPVAKSTRERLAEDDVVVRTQRHLLTKSTGGGYGYDRDAAWPVVQWGIPDSTSTAGRAKKAMGAEEAQAYLDAFCRLQLWVLSLPESSGDGTVVTPYENPLERAQNLLQADQSVSLKSVIQELAKPATATSSDSASDDLFQLPPSVKPELLAVTFALLVHTYCELLEFGMESTAHVLRDAFTPIYEPLYPSEYRDLKECVTTEDMMRLNSHNSQHMEALANLKSILVQVASFQIRQEELKTSAAVSNGSLDQQQQSAKDNKIAEYDRNINLLKAKYNELSQRASVAFDKMINLPFLRRARAVRWQLTLSTHAYSMFASFLVSEESMLAMSALLQTKCELHVERRDPLPFTPSCVMDDRRKKDKQGVARLDLHDLQIQWAAPALKSKQDELIVTELPFPRYHMQSEYENERAAMRDRRAVEFNRALLVNGFRRLEALERKREFESLPTLSKKRAFEGDSDTFSAKALQPTILLTSLSASGSGPILRSTSTASGSRSNAYTDVSSIWNEAGIGLCCSKICPPDGRRVAVGCDDSSVRIWDVMDSNAEPYQVLLGHKNGFPVFDLDWNRDGRALLSAGGDGSIRLWDTVASGPFGDSIGPPDSLQSGKQTSISSSEANGTNKNSKGVSKLTELSMAAEADMSVPGSHREPTHRNNGVALAVYRGHTPSTPIWSVSFSPSGYYFCSAGGDATARLWTTDRSIPVRLFCGHTNANVNCVEWHPNCNYVITGSDDCTVRLWDIQSGRTVRLLTGCAAGVNEVKISPSGQYAAGADFKGIVHLWDLGSGKKSLRNWLGYGG; via the exons ATGTCGACTTCCAAGCAAATAACACCAAACCCTTTGGCGAGAACGCCCACGGCTGCTCCCAGCCAAGACGGAGCCACGGTGCCTTTCTCAAACACACCGAGTGTTTCCAATGTAAAGACGACAAGAGAAACTTCGACACCAACGGATCCATTGGACGCCTCTCAGAGTATGGGAACTACGTCATCTGCATCACACTCAGCATCACATATGGAACCAACAGATCAAGCGGTTTTGAATTATCTCAAGAACAAGGGTCTGGGATCGGCTGTAATGGAATTGACAAACTTACTGAAACGAGATACTACCACAGCAAATGAAACATCCTCCGCCACCCCCGTCGCCAAATCGACACGGGAACGTCTCGCCGAGGATGACGTCGTGGTGCGTACGCAGCGCCATTTGTTGACCAAGTCCACGGGGGGTGGGTACGGGTACGATCGGGATGCGGCGTGGCCAGTTGTACAGTGGGGCATTCCGGATAGCACTTCAACTGCCGGTAGAGCAAAGAAGGCAATGGGAGCTGAAGAAGCCCAAGCTTACTTGGACGCTTTTTGTCGTTTACAACTCTGGGTGCTGTCGTTACCCGAGTCTTCCGGCGACGGTACCGTTGTAACGCCTTACGAAAATCCTTTGGAACGAGCGCAAAACCTGCTGCAGGCTGATCAGTCAGTTTCTTTAAAATCAGTGATCCAGGAGCTCGCCAAGCCGGCTACAGCGACTTCTAGTGATAGCGCTTCCGATGATTTGTTTCAGTTGCCTCCATCGGTAAAGCCTGAGTTGCTTGCTGTTACCTTTGCATTGCTTGTGCACACTTACTGTGAACTACTGGAGTTTGGTATGGAGAGTACCGCACATGTACTTCGAGATGCATTTACTCCCATATACGAGCCGCTGTACCCGTCGGAATATCGTGATTTAAAGGAGTGTGTGACAACCGAAGACATGATGCGCCTCAACTCTCACAATTCGCAGCATATGGAAGCGCTGGCTAATTTGAAGTCTATTCTCGTACAAGTTGCTTCTTTTCAGATTCGCCAAGAGGAACTTAAGACTTCCGCGGCGGTTAGTAACGGAAGTTTAgaccagcagcaacaatctGCCAAAGACAACAAAATTGCCGAATACGATCGGAATATCAATCTTCTGAAAGCTAAGTACAATGAACTCTCTCAACGGGCCAGTGTGGCATTTGATAAAATGATCAATTTGCCCTTTTTGCGTCGCGCCCGAGCTGTTCGCTGGCAACTGACGCTGTCAACCCACGCATATAGTATGTTCGCTTCGTTTCTGGTTTCGGAGGAATCGATGTTGGCCATGAGTGCTTTGTTACAAACAAAATGCGAACTGCATGTTGAACGCAGAGATCCTTTACCGTTTACACCGTCATGCGTCATGGACGATCGACGAAAAAAAGACAAGCAAGGCGTGGCGCGATTGGATTTGCACGATTTGCAAATTCAGTGGGCGGCACCTGCTCTAAAGTCCAAGCAAGATGAACTCATCGTCACTGAGCTTCCTTTTCCACGATACCACATGCAGAGCGAGTACGAGAACGAACGCGCCGCGATGAGAGACAGACGAGCTGTTGAGTTCAATCGAGCTTTGCTTGTAAATGGCTTTCGTCGCCTCGAAGCTTTAGAACGCAAGCGCGAGTTTGAATCTTTGCCAACTCTCTCCAAAAAGCGAGCCTTTGAAGGAGACTCGGATACTTTTAGCGCCAAGGCTTTGCAGCCTACCATTTTGTTGACGTCGCTAAGCGCTAGTGGGTCAGGTCCCATCCTTCGGTCGACCTCAACTGCAAGTGGGTCTCGTAGTAATGCTTACACCGATGTTTCCTCCATATGGAACGAAGCTGGTATTGGCCTCTGTTGTTCAAAGATCTGTCCACCAGACGGTCGTCGAGTTGCTGTTGGATGTGATGATTCATCGGTGCGTATCTGGGACGTTATGGACAGCAATGCAGAGCCTTACCAGGTGTTACTTGGTCATAAAAACGGTTTCCCCGTTTTTGATTTGGACTGGAATCGGGATGGACGGGCTTTACTCAGTGCGGGAGGTGACGGCTCAATCCGACTTTGGGATACGGTGGCCTCAGGTCCCTTTGGCGATTCTATTGGACCTCCAGATTCCTTGCAATCGGGCAAGCAGACTTCAATATCTTCATCAGAGGCGAATGGAACAAATAAAAATTCCAAAGGTGTATCGAAACTTACGGAGCTCTCGATGGCTGCTGAGGCTGATATGAGCGTCCCTGGATCTCATCGTGAACCTACTCACCGAAACAACGGAGTTGCCTTGGCTGTATACCGCGGTCACACACCCTCAACACCTATTTGGTCCGTGTCCTTCTCCCCATCGGGATATTATTTTTGTTCCGCTGGCGGTGACGCTACAGCTCGTTTATGGACGACCGACAGATCTATTCCCGTCCGTCTGTTTTGCGGGCATACGAACGCAAACGTAAATTGTGTCGAGTGGCATCCGAACTGCAACTACGTCATAACTGGGAGCGACGATTGTACCGTTAGGCTTTGGGATATTCAATCGGGGCGCACGGTGCGTTTATTGACGGGATGTGCTGCCGGTGTAAACGAAGTAAAGATTTCACCCAGTGGGCAATATGCCGCCGGTGCGGACTTCAAAGGCATTGTGCATCTGTGGGATTTGGGGTCTGGCAAGAAA TCCTTGCGGAACTGGCTTGGCTACGGGGGGTGA
- a CDS encoding predicted protein: protein MDDFNSQFGKLSTTAAEWKPSGNADNDSDVQLNAKVVKEFVPGQGWIASSTKPAAREANIPSSVREYTLDAANSSARFETTVPTGPFPSPMPSFRALQTLGLGDDLWRHYRDISLESCRQMDPDDQRQKAVPLPYCNAYCLDDISQRGRSSFGYPSATFHVTSREDGNAYCLRRFDNVRCVSPKIASTVSDRWTSVAVVQEHPGIAPFYQCFMAQRAVFFVHQYIPGARSLKERLGGPLSECVLWSCISQLVSALRTIHGRNLAARTLQLHHILSNTDSAASRLRVRLNCLGIADVLEFEARKKVADLQRHDVRDLGRLILSLASGTEITHSTDMETVGSCEQFLAQNYSPDLHNLAMTLIRSTPQPPSILDVSRVVAQRAFDEQDAAYQSFDRMERALSAEYDSSRMLRILLKLSYVNERPEFGPNRRWAQSGDCYALTLFRDYVFHQADGGGYPVMDLGHVISALNKLDGADEEKIVLSSRDGKSLMVASYAEIARCLENAFQELCVGAVSHDALHYC from the coding sequence ATGGACGACTTCAACTCGCAATTCGGGAAGCTCTCCACTACGGCGGCAGAATGGAAGCCAAGCGGAAATGCAGACAACGATTCTGATGTACAGTTAAACGCCAAGGTTGTCAAGGAATTTGTACCAGGCCAAGGATGGATCGCCTCGTCGACCAAGCCTGCTGCGCGTGAAGCGAATATCCCTTCGTCGGTGAGGGAATATACATTGGATGCGGCAAATTCCTCCGCGAGGTTTGAAACGACAGTTCCAACAGGGCCTTTCCCTTCTCCGATGCCAAGCTTCCGGGCCTTGCAAACTCTGGGATTAGGAGACGATTTGTGGCGACATTACAGAGATATTTCTTTAGAGAGCTGTAGGCAAATGGACCCCGATGACCAGCGGCAGAAGGCAGTCCCTTTACCTTATTGTAACGCCTACTGTCTAGACGATATCTCCCAACGGGGACGCTCCTCGTTCGGTTATCCATCGGCAACTTTCCATGTCACTTCCAGAGAAGACGGCAATGCTTACTGTCTGCGCCGTTTCGACAATGTGAGGTGTGTGTCACCCAAAATAGCCTCCACCGTATCAGACCGATGGACCAGTGTCGCAGTTGTACAAGAACATCCCGGCATTGCACCCTTTTACCAATGCTTTATGGCCCAACGTGCTGTGTTCTTTGTGCACCAGTACATACCTGGAGCGCGTAGTCTCAAGGAACGCCTCGGGGGTCCGTTGTCGGAGTGCGTCCTGTGGAGTTGTATCTCCCAACTTGTGTCGGCTTTACGAACAATTCACGGAAGAAATTTGGCCGCTCGTACTTTGCAACTTCATCACATCTTATCGAATACGGATTCGGCTGCAAGTCGGCTGCGTGTGCGTTTGAACTGTTTGGGCATTGCAGACGTTCTGGAGTTTGAAGCGCGCAAAAAGGTGGCCGACCTGCAGCGACATGATGTTCGGGATCTTGGAAGGTTGATTCTCTCACTAGCGTCAGGTACCGAAATCACCCATTCCACCGACATGGAAACGGTAGGATCATGTGAACAATTCTTGGCACAGAACTACTCGCCAGACTTACACAATTTAGCCATGACATTGATCAGGAGTACACCTCAGCCGCCGTCGATTCTTGACGTAAGTAGAGTTGTCGCTCAACGGGCTTTCGATGAGCAAGATGCAGCTTATCAGTCCTTTGATCGCATGGAACGAGCGCTATCCGCAGAGTACGATTCAAGCCGGATGTTACGAATCTTGCTGAAACTAAGTTACGTGAATGAACGACCCGAATTTGGCCCAAATCGAAGATGGGCGCAGTCGGGAGATTGCTATGCTCTGACGCTATTTCGTGATTACGTCTTTCACCAAGCTGATGGTGGTGGCTATCCAGTTATGGATTTAGGGCACGTCATATCAGCGTTGAACAAGCTTGATGGCGcagatgaagaaaagattgttTTGTCGTCTCGGGATGGGAAGAGCCTAATGGTAGCAAGCTACGCAGAGATAGCTCGATGCCTGGAAAATGCGTTCCAGGAACTATGCGTGGGCGCAGTATCGCATGATGCGTTGCATTACTGTTGA
- a CDS encoding predicted protein: MDEASTIADKDMQRECENELQRVDRERAVLEGLIVDAVLPEDEDDYESDAIIEIRAGTGGDEASLFASELLEAYQKAAMAIRWKVEVLAESRTDIGGIREASISISGNASFRLPATDSEREDSGPLLGPYGAFKFESGVHRVQRVPINDSRIHTSACSIAVLPFVSSISNEKELLPMSELRIETMRSSGAGGQHVNTTDSAVRITHLPTGITAAIQDERSQHKNKAKALKLITARVRDRQRTDAQLARGELRSNLMGGGDRSERIRTYNYPQDRITDHRCKVS; this comes from the coding sequence ATGGACGAAGCGTCGACAATTGCGGACAAAGACATGCAACGAGAATGCGAAAACGAGCTTCAGCGGGTGGATCGAGAGCGTGCAGTGTTGGAAGGCTTGATCGTGGATGCCGTCCTaccggaagacgaggatgacTATGAAAGTGACGCGATTATTGAAATTCGCGCGGGCACAGGAGGAGATGAAGCCTCTTTATTCGCAAGCGAGCTGTTAGAAGCATACCAAAAAGCAGCAATGGCGATACGATGGAAAGTGGAGGTACTAGCTGAGAGTAGAACTGATATCGGCGGTATTCGAGAAGCTTCCATTTCAATCTCTGGGAATGCATCCTTTCGTTTACCCGCCACTGACTCCGAACGCGAGGATTCCGGGCCACTGCTTGGGCCATATGGAGCATTTAAGTTCGAAAGCGGAGTACATCGTGTGCAACGGGTCCCCATCAACGATTCCCGAATTCACACCAGCGCGTGTTCAATTGCCGTTTTACCATTCGTCTCCAGCATATCTAACGAAAAAGAATTGCTCCCAATGTCCGAGTTGCGCATTGAAACTATGCGGTCATCCGGTGCCGGGGGGCAGCACGTCAACACCACCGACAGTGCCGTACGTATCACGCATTTACCGACTGGGATAACGGCTGCCATTCAGGACGAACGTAGCCAGCATAAGAACAAGGCAAAGGCCCTAAAACTGATAACTGCACGCGTGCGTGACCGGCAACGAACCGATGCCCAACTTGCTAGAGGAGAACTGCGCAGCAATCTTATGGGTGGAGGCGATCGCAGCGAACGAATTCGGACGTATAATTATCCTCAAGATCGCATAACGGACCATCGCTGCAaagtatcc
- a CDS encoding beta-glucan elicitor receptor (contains Tetratricopeptide-like helical domain; This domain consists of a multi-helical fold comprised of two curved layers of alpha helices arranged in a regular right-handed superhelix, where the repeats that make up this structure are arranged about a common axis, These superhelical structures present an extensive solvent-accessible surface that is well suited to binding large substrates such as proteins and nucleic acids), with the protein MTERQETNERPYKRSRSVASSTEEICLLNQTGIRNMLSGREDEAERYFSQALGQVDGRKPCASLDSATRASSKQMKPPSSDIEIQPSSTSEIDGTASSNDTSKTTMLYIYQRQEYDEGMYVYSEALPLDESLTESVRSGTLLYNVGQTHVRRGKYFEARRWFELALVRVTLVSHDLKAVPISVKIQHNLGHCHYRLGRNEEAMTCYKKALAIINSAGLGDLSAAATNNCMAVLLFHDEYAETKDALNMFKESLKIFRSQLCSQSSEVATVLNNIGRVHYLEGNYDCALAVYKEALLIRRKVLGEKSIDLAATMCNTGQTLHQRGDLDEAMVYYSEFLKLAGFHLGSNHRDVAIILKCMAEIHHGRGQLDKARSMYEEALRTGRIALGNHHPELASTINKLGNLYYEMQDLDTALQYYNEGLKIEQILLDPHHPHIMVTLMNIAQIHRHRGHFAAALVKYTEVHELQMKAYGPNNLAVASTLSSMGLMQYQLKSYSSAFDLYQEALRIQRDHYESDENADVASTLNSIGLVLFNQGVYGLAKNCFTDSLRIRRNILGPDHRDVAILWYNIATIYLETGEDDFAIRLYKETLRVERHSLGEKHHDVILTLQHLGLVYQQRGELDEALHYFSEALEIERTKEGKSYVAVGKLLNLIGNIHLQRANVGNMMECYVEASRLYREWTQQNDTLVIAGYNFYGLSKLHPPSASMA; encoded by the coding sequence ATGACGGAGCGACAAGAAACCAATGAGCGGCCCTATAAACGATCGAGATCAGTCGCTTCCTCGACTGAAGAAATTTGCCTTTTGAACCAAACAGGTATCCGCAACATGCTCAGTGGACGAGAAGATGAAGCTGAACGCTACTTTTCGCAAGCACTAGGCCAGGTGGATGGAAGAAAACCCTGTGCGTCTCTCGATTCCGCGACCAGAGCCTCCTCAAAACAAATGAAACCTCCCTCTTCCGACATTGAAATTCAGCCTTCATCTACATCAGAAATAGACGGTACTGCAAGTAGTAACGACACCTCAAAGACGACCATGCTGTACATATATCAACGCCAAGAATACGACGAGGGCATGTACGTTTATTCCGAGGCGTTACCACTCGATGAGTCGCTTACCGAGTCTGTTCGCTCCGGAACGCTCCTTTACAATGTTGGGCAAACGCACGTTCGTAGAGGaaaatatttcgaagcgCGTCGTTGGTTTGAGCTTGCGCTGGTAAGAGTCACTTTGGTATCTCATGACCTTAAAGCTGTTCCAATATCGGTCAAGATTCAGCATAACTTAGGGCACTGCCACTATCGTCTGGGTCGCAACGAGGAGGCTATGACTTGTTACAAAAAGGCCTTGGCTATTATCAACTCAGCTGGACTTGGTGATTTAAGCGCCGCGGCCACGAACAACTGCATGGCAGTCCTTTTATTCCACGACGAATACGCGGAAACGAAAGATGCGCTCAATATGTTCAAGGAGAGTCTAAAAATTTTTCGTTCCCAGCTTTGTAGCCAATCCAGTGAAGTCGCCACGGTCTTGAACAATATTGGTCGCGTGCATTATTTGGAGGGCAACTATGACTGCGCGCTTGCTGTATACAAAGAGGCTCTGTTAATCCGACGCAAAGTACTTGGAGAGAAGTCAATTGATCTAGCAGCGACAATGTGTAACACCGGACAGACTTTGCATCAACGAGGTGATCTAGACGAAGCAATGGTCTACTACAGTGAATTTCTTAAGTTAGCCGGATTTCATTTGGGATCGAACCACCGCGACGTCGCTATTATCCTAAAGTGCATGGCGGAGATCCATCACGGTCGTGGACAACTTGATAAGGCACGTTCCATGTATGAAGAAGCCCTCCGGACCGGACGCATCGCTCTCGGTAATCACCATCCCGAATTGGCCTCGACGATCAACAAACTGGGCAACTTGTACTATGAAATGCAAGATCTCGACACAGCATTGCAATACTACAATGAAGGACTCAAGATCGAACAAATTTTACTGGATCCACATCATCCCCACATTATGGTCACGTTAATGAATATTGCTCAGATTCATCGTCACCGTGGGCATTTCGCAGCTGCTTTGGTGAAGTACACTGAAGTGCACGAGCTGCAGATGAAAGCGTACGGCCCTAATAATCTCGCCGTAGCCAGTACTTTATCCAGTATGGGCTTGATGCAATATCAATTGAAATCATACAGCTCGGCGTTTGATTTATATCAGGAAGCGCTTCGAATCCAACGAGACCACTACGAATCAGACGAAAATGCTGATGTGGCATCAACGCTCAACTCCATAGGGCTCGTTCTTTTCAATCAAGGCGTATACGGATTGGCCAAAAACTGCTTTACAGACAGCCTCAGAATTCGCCGGAATATTCTTGGACCCGATCATCGTGACGTTGCAATCTTGTGGTACAATATTGCGACTATCTACCTCGAAACTGGCGAAGACGATTTTGCGATAAGACTATACAAAGAAACCCTTCGCGTGGAGCGTCATTCACTGGGTGAAAAACACCACGACGTTATTCTGACTTTGCAGCATTTGGGTTTAGTTTACCAACAACGCGGTGAATTGGACGAAGCGCTGCATTATTTTAGCGAGGCTCTGGAAATTGAGCGAACTAAAGAGGGCAAGAGCTATGTTGCCGTTGGCAAGCTTCTGAACTTAATTGGAAACATCCATCTGCAACGGGCAAATGTTGGGAATATGATGGAATGCTATGTTGAGGCTTCGAGACTCTACCGAGAGTGGACTCAGCAGAACGACACTCTCGTAATAGCTGGATACAACTTTTACGGCCTCAGCAAACTCCACCCTCCTTCTGCGTCTATGGCCTAG